A region of the Halostella limicola genome:
GGACCTGACGCCGTACGCGGCCCGCCTGACGCCGCGGGACGTGGCGGCGGTCGACTTGGAGGCGGTCCGCGTTCTCGTCCCGGGCGCCCAGCCGCTGTTCACGGGCGACCCCGTCTTCGGCGAGCGCGCGCGGACGGTCCCGGCGGACCTCGGCTTCGAGCCCCGCCTGGACCGCGAGCACCACCCGTACCCCTGATCGCCGAAGGGACAGTCGATCTCGACGGATTCGAACCGCCTCGCGTCCGGTGTGGGCACTGATACCGTAGTTTTATAGCGCGGAGCGCCGTACAATCTAGCGGTGTGCCAACAATTATCATGAACGACTGTGTTATCTCGACGGTGCGAGTATGACGACGGAGTTCGACCTCGGGTGCGCCACGTGCGGGGGCGCGCTCAGAGAGCGGTCGGTGGGCGCGGAGGTGGCAGGCGTCGACGTGACGGAACCGGTACAGGTCGCGGTGTGTGCGGACTGCGGGAGCCGGTACTTCCCCGAGAGCGCGCTGGAGCGGCTAAATGCCGAAGGTCGCGCGGAGCATGTCGCGGGTCCCGGGTCCGAGGCCGACCGCGAGCACCGTGATCAGTAGGAGCGTGGTGTAGCGCGGGCTCTCCTCGAATATCTCGTCGTCGAACACCCAGACCACGAGCACCGCGGCCACGAGCTTGACCAGCAGGAACGGCCACGCCGTGCCGGTGTAGTGGGTGATGCTGGCCGGCAACACCGCTGCAGTCAGGTCGACGATGCCGGCGTTGACCGGGTGTTTCGGACCGAGGTCGCCGTAGTGGACGCCGAGTTCGGCGGCCCAGTCGAGGCCGACGACGTTCGCGACGCCGTCTATCGCGTGTCCCCAGATCACGACGAGACCGATCAGGCCCGTTCCGCGGTTGACTTCGGGGACGTACCGCTCGACGGCGAGCCAGGTCGCGGCGGCCGCGGCCGTCGCGCCGACGAGGACGACGGCGGGGATGGCGGGGTAGAAGTACACGTAGTCGGTCGTCGCGGCGAGCGCGGCGAGGTAGCCGACGCAGGCGACCAGCGCCGCCGTCCCGATGCCCGCGAGCGGGTACTCGTAGCGGTCGACGTAGTCGCCGCGTTCGAGCCACACCGCGACGACGAGCGCGCCGAGCGCGATGAAAAACATCGTGAAGTAGATGAGCGGGCTGATGAGCAGGGTGTTGAGCGGGTAGCTGATCGGCTGGCCGACGCCGGCCCGGATCGCGGCGACGTTCGCGTCCTCGACGACGCGGAGCGCCCCGCCGAACAGCATGAAGGGGAACAGCGCGTAGAACAGCGACCGGTACCGTTCCAGGTCGAGCCGGCGGAGCAGGAAGATGACGCCGATGAGCATGACCAGCAGGATGACGACGTACCCGATCTCGGACACCACGGTGTAGCCGGGCTCCGCGACCGGGCCGAGCTCCGACAGCCGCTCGGGGTCGTTCTTGAGCGACGCGCACTCGCTGCCGCCGAGCAGGCGGCGCTCCCCGTTCGCCCAGGCGACGCAGCTCGCGCCCTCGGAGTCGGCGTACACCGGTCCCCAGAAGTAGTGCCAGATGAAGTTCGCGTACAGTCGCCGGGGGAACAGGACCGATCCGACGCCCAGTATCGCGACGACGCCTGCGACGAGCGCGGCCCACGCTCGCTCGGGGTCGACCCTGTCGAGGACCTCGTCCATAGCGGGAACACGCGGGGCGGGACGGTTTCACGTTTCCGATGTTCGACGACCGCCGCCGGCTCTCGCACCGCCTCTCACTCGACCGGCAGCCGCTCGTCCTCGTGGTGCGTGCCGAGGATGACCATCGTCTGGGACCGGGCGAAGCCGTCCATCC
Encoded here:
- a CDS encoding DUF63 family protein, producing the protein MDEVLDRVDPERAWAALVAGVVAILGVGSVLFPRRLYANFIWHYFWGPVYADSEGASCVAWANGERRLLGGSECASLKNDPERLSELGPVAEPGYTVVSEIGYVVILLVMLIGVIFLLRRLDLERYRSLFYALFPFMLFGGALRVVEDANVAAIRAGVGQPISYPLNTLLISPLIYFTMFFIALGALVVAVWLERGDYVDRYEYPLAGIGTAALVACVGYLAALAATTDYVYFYPAIPAVVLVGATAAAAATWLAVERYVPEVNRGTGLIGLVVIWGHAIDGVANVVGLDWAAELGVHYGDLGPKHPVNAGIVDLTAAVLPASITHYTGTAWPFLLVKLVAAVLVVWVFDDEIFEESPRYTTLLLITVLAVGLGPGTRDMLRATFGI